cacgcgttatgactataggtccaaagacattccttttatTTAGGGAGAATAATTCAATTCGAATGGCCTTCTGCCActcctcccaatcatgtcttttaacattccaaaatggaccttggatcgggatcatcattttcatgatcgatatctttggacacagaaaaagagaacattccatcaacatcttttatctaTTACTTTTCATCAAGGGCAtagttgatggaaatctcataGTTTTATGTTCCCTTCGCGTCATCTGGATCGCTATCTTTATTTGGTTCTTCTTGAACCTTTTCATatatgccttctttcagacatttttcagtattaggttcttctggaacccttccatttatgtcttctttcagacatctttcaaTATCAGGTTCTTCCTAAACCTTTTGCTTTgctcaacatttttttttctttcggaGATTTTTAACTTTAGAACCCGCTGGTCTCCccctctttaactgaacccTAGGTTCATTCATTTTGCTACCATcagtttgttctttaggaacatcaactcttgatggaacattttcagcAGGTATATCATGTCGTATCTGTGAACACATTTGGTAACTGGTttgccaaattatgcaaatgcacaATTTCCTGAATTTCATGTTCTCTTTAATTCATAGGGGGGTCAAGGTGTAACAACGATTGTGTACACCATGTAATATCTTTAGGAATTTCTCTAATTCCTCCCTCTAACACTGGAAATTCATTCTCATTAAAATGACAATCGGCGAACCGTGCCATAAACATATCACTAGTTACTGGTTCAAGATACCTTATATACGACTTGTTCTAACTCTTCCAGAGTTTTATACATTCCCGAGAGCATCTTTAACTCTCCAGGGATTACTAAAATATCAAGATACAACTCAAGTCGTTTTTGTGTCCTGCCAGACATATCAATATACtgcatctattttaaattttcaccaATGACCTCGGAACAAGCCGTTTTTCATACCTCAAGGTCATCTTTCATTTTATTCTCTGGAGAAATATATACCTTGGACTTTTGGTCCAAAAATATCTCATTTTTCTAACGAGCTTTACATCGAATTGATGGCCAATCAATTCACTCTACCCTCATACATAGAGGTAGATTCATAATCCTTATTTATATAgcgatttttttcattttcttgtcgACAATCTATTTTCTCTTTGGTTTCCATCTTTTTATCCGTACTGATATGGTTAATCGAGATCTTTTTATCATCATCAATGATTTACCCAGGTACCTGACTATTATATTAACCATATCAACGGCCTCATCATGAGATTCATCCTCTATTCATATATTTGCTCCTTTTCAAGGATTCTTTGGAACCAAAGTGGTCTATCACGTCTCTAGCGTGACATAGACTCATATATCATCCGCTTATGACACATTTTattattggagcattttcagCAGGAATatgagatttcattatttcatcaaaatgtcTGGCATGCATTTTGTAAATGGATTTACATATCTCATTCCATCAGCTTATCATATGTTTCTAACAAACTTGCGAGCATATTTCTAATTATCCATATACTTTATCCTTTTGGATTGTATATGTCTTTATTACATGCACAACTGCATTTTTACACCCGATCATGGGGATCATCTTACTTGAATTTACTTTATCAAGTTCTTTTTCGAGTGCGAACATAATTTTTTCAATGTTCCACTTACTACGATTCTTTAATtctccccctcgagatgatgacaCTCCATGTCTAAAATCTAATCTCActctagaaccaataacatattcacttttcccatttgggatgaattatgtttcaaatcctTTAGAGTGAGATCTTAATTTGGGGTCTGCTTAAAGAAATCACATATAGTGAACTTGTTTGATGATTCATCACCCATGATggtttcctttattttcttgacATGCTATATGTGAAAAACTTCTAATTTTTCAACATTTCACAATAATGTTGATAACATTATTGGAGATGGTCATATATCAGTAAACTTTAGGTTTACcacttatttataattttgtcatCTTCTTCTTATGCATGTCTTTTCATCATAAGCTCTTCTAGAGccaataatatgtttatattactaaatactatacttatttattttgagaaaaaatagatatttgttACCATGTACGATGACCAAATATCTGCCAAGTATGTCTATCTCCATCCGGAATCTCAAAATTTCTtcagaaaaataattttcatatcgcatcgatattttatttttattttctggacCAACCAGAAAATCTGAATCATCAAGATGAGTATTCAAGCCATGAAAAGATGGTCTGGGCTCATAAGAGATGAGTGTACGATAACTATGTACCCAATTTTCTTTCTGGTCGTATCTATAACAAACATTTTCTGTTTGCCTTTTATCATCCGACCACTTTCATTTTTCGTGGAAGTTCTAATTATTTCACATGGACggaatcttcttcctcgtcctcttccacgaccacGATAGCGGTTTCTACCGCATCCATACCTTCGTCATTTTCTAGTAGGACGTACATGATGGTTTAGTAtcatgagtttttttcttttaaaattttatggagGATTTACATCAACTCCAACAAATTGGCGAATCCTTTCTTTGAAAGATTTAATTACTCAAAGACCTTCTTGATCTTTCTCATGATACTCATGATACACCTCATCTTATAAACCATCACTGAAGTAGTGTAAATTATCATGGCTTTACCCTTTTCTCATCAGATATAGTTTATATATCGATGATTTCTAAAAGCTCATTTTCATTCAGATGCATCTCTGCACCCACTGCCCAGATCTTATATTTCTCGTAATATTCTCCGATTAACTTAATACCTAAGAACTTACtaaaatttttacattttttctcCTATAGGTATACCTATACAAAAATATGTCGAATCTTTTCAGAAGCAtgatctaaaattaaaaaaaaaaatctttagtaTCTAAACAAAATCGAACCATACCGTTCGGAAGTGattcataaagaaaactttcattaatttatttttttctttaattttattcgGGGTAAAAAATTGGGCATTTATTTTGAGCTCTATCAAATTCGATATGAtattcatagaataataatatatataaacggGAATTTAAATGCATAATTTAAATTCAGAAATTAAAGGCTtaaaataaagacaaaaattaaattacataaataaaatcgggAGGCTTACCCTATCACATGATCCGAGGAATCATAGACTACCATATTAATCATTATTTTTCAAAGTCCGAGGAGACATGGTCtactattttgatttttacttatttcaaggtccgaggagacttagtctaccatttttgaccttttctttttattcacgGAGGCAAAGTCTATCACGTGTTTCTCTGATCGTGAAGGCATAGCCTACCATAACGATCAGTCGGGAAATGCAGTGCCTATCATCCCGAAAAATAAACAGAGAGGGTCTAGCCTCTTACTtcagaataataataaaatttaaataaatcaaatatattgaaatacataaatttaaacattacctcGGCTGGTTTAAGAACTTTCGGACTGACAAGCTTTGATTGGTTAGAACTTCCGGATTGATGGATTTTACCGGTATATGAGaggtcgtgctgataacgtgttgtaaataaTAGGCGATGGTTATAGTTATATTATAGTATTATTATTGTCTTATGTACATATGTGAAAAGTGGAGAAGACAACGAGTGATAAAGAGGATAGATATATATTTAGCATGAGTGTGTGAAATGAACGTAGAAAGAGAGGAAATACTCAGATAGTTCTGagaagaaatacatataataatatgtCAAGTCGGTCAAATTTACCGAGAGGATAATAATCCCATTTGATATTGTCTTTTAACATTGACcattttttcataatattgtttattttgtttacaaGGCGAGAATTACGGTTTAAGCGTCGGAGATTAACTTAACTCACACGCCCTCTCCTCCCCATTGTCACCGCTCCGATAACCCTTCCCGCCTAATTTTGAACCAagaagattagtaaaataacaAGGGTTAAGAAGAGATCATGTTGCTTAAGTTAGCATCTAACCTAACTCCAAACCGAACTAATGCATTTTAGGCAGAGCCGTTGAATCATTTTTTAACATACGTGATAGGCTAATTTGACTGcgaatcatttttgtttttaatcagatTTTATCAGCGTTACTGCATTTTCCGTATCAACTGAATTTgatgaaaggaaaaaaatgtgaaaaaaaaataataatggaggagatgaaacttggttaacaaaaaaaatggttgTCCAGCTGGGTACGAGCCAGCAGGCCATGGTGAACCTGAGTGACGTTAAGCCGTGATCTGTCCACTACCGAAAGAGGGAGGTGATCGCTGCTCTGTGAAACCAGCCTAGCGCATTGCCCTCCACTTTAGGAACCGCCTGAGCCAAGCCTTCGCTCAACACACACGGTTCACTCTCGGCTTGGACTGGGCAGCCCAGAACAGTGCCACAACAGATCCGACCTGTGGACCGAGCCAGTGTTCAACCAACTTGTTGTCCCCACATGGGTCACAAGCCCTTGTTACTGAGCTCGACGTACAGTAACTGTTTGAAGGACTTATATAAACAACACAATTTTGAGTCAAGAAACCGATGTGGGACGAAATAGAAGTTTAGAAATGTTCCAtactaaatgtatttttacttcTCTCTACATGTTTCTCCACCAAAAcaactctttttctctttttgtttggtttttgatGGTACTTGTTTATGTGTTAGTGGGAGCTTTTCTCAGCTTTCATGTCTACCCTAACCTGTTTTCtgcattttctgtaaatttgagaatatcatcatcaccatcccCTGTTGCAGATCTCTGACAAACAAACTGAAACGTCTCTGAAAATTCCATTGATTGAGGGAATCCTTCCACTGATGGAGCATACGGTGATTCCAGCCATATAAGCGATAAAGAGAGAGATGACATGAAAGGAGCACGGAATCTTGtgaggaaagcattgtaggtaCTGTTGATGCAGGCGGTGAATGTGGTGGTGCTCGTGTCAGATGAGATGCGGCAATAATGATGATCCTCTGCTAAAGAAGTTTGTTGATCCAATGAATGCACTTGCAATGTCTACCATCAAAACATGTGAAAAGAACAGTAGCTGGCCTGGGCTGGGGTGGAACTACCTAAGTGTAAACCGGTTTTTGAGATAGAAAGATCATTCCGAAGACTATAACCAAAGTCTCAACatgtcttctttttattttgaattccAAAGACTGAAGCCAGGTTTGAACATGTGTTGGGTTGAATGTATTGTGTGGATCCCTTTTATTGTTATTACAGAGAGTCTAGTGGAATTCGAAAAGATGCGTTTTGTGAAGAAAACAAAGTTAAATATCGGAAGGAAGATGACCAGGCATGCTTGGACAGGTTGTGTTGTTAGGATTATTCCTGTCCAAAGGGTTCTTGTTCTTATAATCATTGTCGTTGTCACTGTTCATCCCCAGTTTGTTCTTCACTGCCTCTGATGCTCTTTGAGCCATGCTCTTCACCTTCTCCCCTTTCTGATAAATCACCACCATTCTTACTTCACTTAGAGTACATAGAAAACCAAAGAATCTAAAACAACATGTAGGGTTTATGTGTTAGTTAACCTGCTGGAGAAAGCCAGAAGTTTGAGAAGAGTTGGTGTTGTTGTCCACTTTCTAATCATCCCTCTTCACTTGATATCAAACataagaattttcattttttacactTCTATTAATAAAAAAGTGACAAGTAATGGGGAAACTGAACTATAGACCACTGACTTGTGCTTGGCCCACGTTTTGGCCGGCCTTCACACTGAACTCCTCATTCTGTCCGCTCGCCATATAGACAAATTGTTCTTCAGTTGTGCTCTATTTTTCAAGGCTTCTCGCATTTATGATCCATCGTTTTCTATACCATGCACAAATCATGGATGGGCTGGCAGCATTCCCTATCTCACAAAGCTACATCTGGCGACGCGTCTCATTCTGGAGTGAAGTGGTGGGATGTGGCATGCATATATAAATCGCCAGCCATCTAGGAGCACCTTGCACCACATAAGATTGTGTCAAACTGATAGGTACCATAAGGCTTACGTGAGAAAGAATAATTACAGAGTTGAGAAACAGAGCAAGGATGACGTGGCAAGAGACGTTGAATCGCAAgttaaatgaaaaagaaaatctgCGGATGGAAAAAGGGTCTTTGCCGTTACGAATCATCGTTTCTTTAATAATAGAATTGTTGTTCATTCTGTTTTTTTATGCTTTGATGTTGATTATTTAGACGCTATGAGTCTATCTCTCTCGTTGCTTCAAGCTGGAATCGCCATGAGAGTCTAGTTTGTTTCATACTCAAAGCTTTATTCATTTCTATTGGAATTATAAGCGAGTGTTCTTAGAGTTTCATATATCTAAACTCTATCACCAACgctcttttcttttgttacgCTTTGTGCAACGAGAAAAGTCCCTCTATTAATTATCTGCTCTTCCATAACCAATTTCCACCATTCTAGACCTGACAGCTTTCTCATAATCTGATTGCTCTGACCTTTGAAAGAAGGCCATGCTTTTGGTCTTGTGATCACACCCACCAAAGTGGGATCCTCCAAAGCAAAAAATCACTCTGTTCACTCTGTGACTCACCATGCTTTTAATGGACCAAAAGCAAACTGAGATAATGAACTTCATCACTATGAGCtttattactttattaaaattgtaaatgaTTCGAAATGGGTTTATTTAACTTATTGGAAATTGTAAATTCTATACTTTTCATATTGCCGTcaaaattttttaagaaaaaataaactctTTGTCAGGACAAAGTCCAACTGATAGAAACATTGCGTATTACAAAATTCGTGCCGAGACTTGTACCTTCATAACATCTAACAATCAAATATGCCTCACACAAATCAAAACTCTTTCCGTTTTAAGGAAGTCTTGTCAATCGCTCATGTCGTCAAAATCTTCAAAACTATTGACACCATCAGCATCTTCATCGTCTGATTCGTCTCCCTCTTCATCTGTCTCCATTGCTTCCTCTGCTCCTgctcctccttcttcttcatcgctGTCCTTGTCCTCATAGATCACAGgaccttcatcttcttcttcttcttcatccaagTCGTCCACAATCTACCATAAACACAAGCAACGACAAATCAGGAAAATACTCTCTCGTCCAAATGTCAAGTGTTATCCAAGCAAAGCGACCTTATTCAATCGAACACCAAACCTAACTGCTACCCCTAGGCTACATACTGAAATCTAAATCCTTCCTCGTTTCAGGGCAATACAATACATACCAAGTCCAATTCGCTTGAAACTTGTACAGCAGTGTGAAGAGTTGATATCCGAGATTCGATGAGCTGCACACACACAACCAATCAAACACACATATCAATCATCATATACCCCAAAGCCGCCAGAGAAAGCACGGTCATACAATAAACTCATACAGTTCCTAACCTGATACATGGAGTTTAATGCGAGCAAGGATGACTCCTGGGACATAATCCCACTGGAATGAGTAAGTAACAGAGACTTTATCCACGGAATCGTACAAGCCAATACTGCACCCCTGCAAAGCAagaaagtatataaaaaaaatcaccacTTGAAGATCAGCTtcaacaaacacacaaaacataTCTTCAAACTCTCACCTTGATTGTAGTATTGGTAAAAGAGAATTCAAAAGCTTGAGTACTTCTGCTGAATTCAACTTAGCAACGGAGTTAGCAATCACCTATTAAAAGCATACATACACAACTGTAAGAAAGAAGTAAGGAGAAACCAAGAGCGAAGAAAAGGTTAAAGAAACATCTTTCCGAAACCTGTTCATCTCGGTTGTACAAGCAATCAAGTAGAAGAGACCGATCATCAGCATGCAATGCTTGTCTCAGAAGAACGTTCACAGAGGCTGCAGTAGGAGGCTTATCATCACTCGGAGCAGAATCCTCAGTGATAACTTTCTCTCCACCTAGTAAGTTAAGACTCGATAACTTATCACCCATCGTGGGCTCGTTGTGAGCGTCGTCTACCAACACTCCATCTCTATCTTCATCAACACCTATATCATCAGATTATGAaacctaatttaaaaaaaaaatggagccTTTCAAAAACCACCAGCTTGACAAAGTCCATAGCTTTAACGAAAGCTGTAAACTTTGAATAATCTCTTACCGTAATCACGCGTTGGAGGTAAGTCGGGACCAGGCTCAGCTCGCTTCCTGTTCTTCTTCTTATGCTTCTTCTCTCGGGGAGGAGTCTCGGCGATTTCACCTGTTGAATTCATACAAAACACGACGATGAGTAAGGTGTTTTAGACATGTGAAGAAGCTACGATGGGATAAGAATTGAGTAAAGCGAACCTCCATCTGAGGTGGGAAGAGGCTTCAGTTTCTCTTTGGCCATAGTCGGCGATGGACGAGAGAAGCGGAAGAGAGAGACGACGCGGGTTTAGGGTTCAAGTTTCCACTACTACATACTAGTTAAAAGCTacgggtcgggtcgggtcgggtcgggtcggATTAGATTGGGTTGAAGTGCTTTTTTCTCTATTGGGCCGACATGACTCGATAGTTGGGCTGAGTTTATGATGTTAATCTGTTCCcagtcatatatatttttgctttaatttttgGGGTTTTTAGTAATTACACCCTTCAATTAaagattaatcaaaaaaaaacactcaacTAAAAATTTTGTGAAATAAATCATCAACTTTAATTTCGTTAATATATGTTGACGGAGGGTGACATACGTTAACGATTTATAAGTTGAAGatttataatgttgaaaacttagttgATGGGTTTTTTacaattcaaaaataattgaagaattttattattaaaaatcattaaatgttataaaatatttattatcatttatacattgttttacattgatttataagcctttaaaactaatttataaattttaatacattaatttatacatcataaattaataattttcaacacTAGTTACCActtaatataatttcaaaatattgaattatgtGATATTTGGCAATAGTGATATAAGAAAATTTGTGTGTCTGTATCGCCAGTGtcaaatatcaaattatttaaaaatttaagttatATTAAGTCTTAAGTAGTGTCGAGGATAATTCATCAATGAAGTCAATCTTTTTATTTAGAGTACGACAcacttttttcttatttatgtaTTCATCAATGATTTATGTCCTCTAGCTCATACTTTCCCACTGTTCTCCAAAAATAatgcatgattatttttattttcattgattTCTGAAcaatacattatatttttgttttcttgatcagtaaaataatatattgatatattatttttgatttattgtattactttatgtttcagtAGTATCATGAATAATGTtagattattttatcttaaCAAATAGTAGAAATtgtaaaaaacttataaaattattgtgaaaCCGTATTAATCATAtgtaaaagtataaaatatttatgaagtgTTATAAATCGGTTATAAAgtaatgtattaaaaattaaaaattagttttaaatgattataaaacaatctaaaacaatgtataaatgacaataaagattttaaaaaatttaatgacttttagtaataaaatatctcgactatttttgaatcgtaaaaaacCCAATCAATTAAGTTTTCAACGTTATAAACCTTCAATTTATAAACTGTTTTTTAGACGACATacgttaacggaattaaagtTGATGATTTATATTTCACATGATGTTTAGTTAAAAGTCTTTTTTACTATTCATCTTTTGAGgagtttaattactaaaaatccTTGATTTTCATAAGAAAAATGGTATTGTTACATTTGCTCAATAATCAGATTAATTCCTTACACCTGTATACAAGGATTATGGTATGTACGTTTATATATTTGCATGACTGCATGTATGTAAGTAATCTTATTCTCCTTACAAATGTCACCgataatatgtatatacatatacctCACAGGGAGAAAAAGACCGTGTACATATATGATATAAGCTagtttgattatatattttctttcattCACCCAACTTAATaagaaagataatatatatatatatatatatatatatatatatatatatatatatatatatatatatatatatatatatatatgacatgaTTCAGAGAATAAAGAAacatagttttggaaataagatcaaaatattttcaaaattttcagaaaataaatttaaaattcaaaaggTAACGTTATGGTTGGTTTATATGATTTGTTGCTATCTTTTTTTCTGGTTAAGAGAATTAGTTTCAACATCTATAcagatcttcttttttttgggtcaaacatCTATACAgatcttttaccaaaaaagacATCTATACAGATCCCAATAGATGTGAAATTGATATGAGAGTAGATAACCACATGACTTTAgatattatgtttgtttttactGAGAAACAAAAGATGACTGAATCTACAAACTATTTCTAAATTCTAACAGATTTGgaatgaaaaaattatttaccatAATAGCTTATCATTTGAGTGAACTAAATGTGTTTTACGTGCGACACGTATTGAAAGtggcaaaaacaaaacaagagaaAAAGCTCGAAAACTTTGAGAAGCCGTTTAAAAGGGAAAAGTAACGGAAAAGAAGTCAAAAAGACAAATGTGGGTTTTAATGGGCAAAGGAAAGTAGAAGAAGGTGGACTTACAGAACTGCAGGGCACTTTCGTCATGTCTGAAAAGAGCAATCTCACATTCACGCACGCGCATCCATAATCTTTAATATTGTTTCTCTCCATCTTCACCGTTTCATACGAAACTCATTACGATATACTTTTTCTCTCTCAAAGCCTCTTTTCATTTCTCCGACCaggtaacatttttttattatattttgttcttTCTGTGGGCGATGAATCTCTCGATCCGACGTCGTTTACGGATGTGATCATCAATTTCTGGCCATCAATTTCtcgtttgtttttgttttatattcgtgAGAATTTGCATCTAGTATTTGAATTACAATCGAATTGATCTGTTTCCTGCTTAGAAATCTGCAGCACACTctaatgttttaattatttattgatTATAGGATCGAGGAGTCTTACAACTGTTTGTGATGAAATgaata
The window above is part of the Brassica napus cultivar Da-Ae chromosome C8, Da-Ae, whole genome shotgun sequence genome. Proteins encoded here:
- the LOC106402822 gene encoding WD repeat-containing protein 43; amino-acid sequence: MAKEKLKPLPTSDGGEIAETPPREKKHKKKNRKRAEPGPDLPPTRDYGVDEDRDGVLVDDAHNEPTMGDKLSSLNLLGGEKVITEDSAPSDDKPPTAASVNVLLRQALHADDRSLLLDCLYNRDEQVIANSVAKLNSAEVLKLLNSLLPILQSRGAVLACTIPWIKSLLLTHSSGIMSQESSLLALNSMYQLIESRISTLHTAVQVSSELDLIVDDLDEEEEEDEGPVIYEDKDSDEEEGGAGAEEAMETDEEGDESDDEDADGVNSFEDFDDMSD